From the Bacillus tuaregi genome, one window contains:
- a CDS encoding alpha/beta-type small acid-soluble spore protein, translated as MSRSSNKLLVPGIEQYLDQVKFEIAQEFGVHLGSDTVSRANGSVGGEITKRLVQQAQSQLAGRNQS; from the coding sequence ATGTCAAGAAGCAGCAATAAGCTACTTGTTCCTGGTATAGAGCAATACCTTGACCAAGTAAAGTTTGAAATTGCCCAAGAATTCGGTGTTCATTTAGGCTCTGATACGGTATCACGTGCCAATGGGTCTGTTGGCGGTGAAATAACAAAAAGATTAGTACAACAAGCACAGTCCCAGCTAGCAGGGAGAAACCAATCATAA
- a CDS encoding YjcZ family sporulation protein, translated as MSGEHHGYGGGFALLVVLFILLIIIGASWGYGGFY; from the coding sequence ATGTCTGGTGAACATCATGGTTACGGCGGCGGTTTCGCCTTATTAGTTGTATTGTTTATTTTGTTAATAATTATCGGAGCTTCTTGGGGCTATGGTGGATTTTATTAA
- a CDS encoding rhodanese-like domain-containing protein — MNHLSAKQVKEKMQNGEELNIIDVREAYEAAMGKIPTSINIPLGLMEFKLPELDKNKEYIMVCHSGARSSFACQFLEARGFRVTNMDGGMMFWQGQIV; from the coding sequence ATGAATCATTTATCGGCAAAACAGGTAAAGGAAAAAATGCAAAACGGAGAGGAATTAAATATCATTGATGTTCGTGAGGCATATGAAGCAGCAATGGGGAAGATTCCCACTTCAATTAATATTCCATTAGGTTTAATGGAATTTAAATTGCCCGAACTTGATAAAAATAAAGAATATATTATGGTATGTCATTCGGGTGCAAGAAGCTCGTTTGCTTGTCAATTTCTAGAAGCCCGTGGTTTTCGTGTCACAAATATGGATGGCGGTATGATGTTCTGGCAGGGACAAATTGTCTAA
- a CDS encoding YitT family protein yields MKLGKGRNELLYLSLVIVGTLIISAAFNLFFIPHQILSSGLSGIAILLGLITPFETGLINFVLNLPLLIIGIFKLGKRFIVYTIISVVVMTFSLYVIPVVAISSEPILSSIFGGVLAGLGGGLIFRASGSSGGFDIIAVLLTKKRDFPLGSILSALNAVVVIFSGFIFGWDAALHTLVGIYAAGKMVDMIHTKHIKLTLMIVTQKGDEIKEKMLTNLYRGITIWDGEGAYTGEKKKILMIVITRYQLTDVKLLINEIDPHSFVNITQTQEVMGAFDRS; encoded by the coding sequence ATGAAATTGGGAAAAGGCAGAAATGAACTATTGTATTTAAGTCTCGTTATTGTAGGTACATTGATTATCAGTGCAGCCTTTAATTTGTTTTTTATTCCACACCAGATTTTAAGCAGCGGCTTAAGCGGGATTGCCATTCTGCTAGGCTTAATTACACCGTTTGAAACGGGATTAATCAATTTTGTTTTAAATCTACCATTGTTAATCATAGGCATATTTAAGCTTGGAAAGCGATTTATTGTTTATACGATTATTTCTGTCGTTGTGATGACGTTTAGTTTGTATGTCATCCCAGTTGTAGCCATTTCCTCAGAGCCTATATTATCTTCTATATTTGGGGGAGTACTTGCGGGTCTTGGAGGAGGACTGATTTTTCGAGCATCTGGTTCATCGGGTGGATTTGATATCATTGCGGTACTGCTGACGAAAAAAAGGGATTTTCCGCTTGGAAGTATACTATCGGCATTAAACGCTGTTGTCGTCATTTTTTCTGGATTCATTTTTGGATGGGATGCCGCCTTACATACACTGGTCGGAATTTATGCCGCAGGAAAGATGGTTGATATGATTCACACGAAACACATCAAGCTGACACTAATGATTGTGACCCAAAAAGGGGATGAAATAAAGGAAAAAATGCTCACTAATTTATATCGAGGGATCACTATTTGGGATGGTGAAGGAGCCTATACAGGTGAGAAGAAGAAGATTTTAATGATCGTCATTACCCGTTATCAATTAACGGATGTGAAATTACTAATAAATGAAATTGATCCACACTCTTTTGTTAATATAACCCAGACACAGGAAGTGATGGGGGCATTTGACAGGAGTTAG
- a CDS encoding GerAB/ArcD/ProY family transporter: protein MERISLSQLFTLTVFYQIGTTIIFGFGASAGKDAWIATIISILLGTLAIGIYLTLAYLQPGLSLVEWFPAQFGKWIGTPIAWMYPLMFLYEMARGLNDVKYLTTSLILEGTPHWAIIVLFLIAVMVLQLCGIEVLGRVGEIFLPYFLIMILLIFILLFVGDFIKAENLQPVTANGWQSIWKAAFPLGASQGFAQTLEFAMIWTLVHANHKDIVKTTFSACLISGSVILITVFMMIMGLGEYFFKLDIFPLFSLVSMVDIGDIIKNLNIFAALLFIISAIFKITLHMFFAMRSIQLLAKIENSRILIIPMLILSIYLGHSLSDNIQEHLQVAFAIFPYNLWLIFLWILPVILLIVTLIRSAVRRTT from the coding sequence ATGGAGCGTATTTCACTTTCCCAGCTATTTACATTAACTGTTTTCTATCAGATTGGTACGACCATCATTTTTGGATTTGGTGCTTCTGCAGGGAAGGATGCCTGGATTGCTACCATTATTTCTATCTTATTAGGTACATTAGCTATAGGTATCTATCTTACCCTTGCATATCTACAGCCTGGGTTATCATTAGTGGAATGGTTTCCGGCCCAATTTGGTAAATGGATTGGTACCCCAATTGCCTGGATGTACCCGCTCATGTTTTTATATGAAATGGCGAGAGGCTTAAATGATGTTAAATATTTAACCACTTCATTAATCCTAGAAGGTACCCCGCATTGGGCCATTATTGTTTTATTTCTGATTGCAGTTATGGTTCTTCAGCTATGTGGTATTGAGGTTTTAGGAAGAGTCGGTGAAATTTTCCTGCCTTATTTTTTAATTATGATCCTATTGATTTTTATTCTTTTATTTGTTGGAGATTTTATAAAAGCTGAAAATCTTCAACCAGTAACTGCAAATGGGTGGCAGTCAATCTGGAAGGCTGCATTTCCGCTTGGTGCCAGTCAGGGCTTCGCTCAAACATTAGAATTCGCTATGATATGGACGCTCGTTCATGCTAATCATAAAGATATCGTGAAAACGACTTTTTCTGCCTGCTTAATCTCGGGCAGTGTCATTCTAATAACCGTTTTCATGATGATTATGGGGTTAGGTGAGTATTTCTTTAAATTAGACATTTTCCCTCTATTTTCACTTGTGTCAATGGTCGATATAGGAGATATAATAAAAAATTTAAATATCTTTGCAGCGTTACTGTTTATTATTTCTGCTATTTTTAAGATTACTTTACATATGTTTTTTGCCATGAGAAGTATTCAATTACTAGCAAAAATTGAAAATAGCCGGATACTCATCATACCAATGCTCATCCTGTCCATCTATCTAGGTCATAGTCTATCTGACAATATCCAGGAGCATTTACAGGTCGCTTTTGCAATCTTCCCATATAATTTATGGCTTATATTTTTATGGATACTTCCTGTTATCCTTTTAATTGTCACTCTTATAAGAAGTGCGGTTAGAAGAACAACATGA
- a CDS encoding spore coat protein gives MNDEMMRIYGYGRRPFGFYGRRPFGFGYGFPLGFLGGLAAGALIRPPYYPYYPPYPPYPYYPYGYFY, from the coding sequence ATGAACGATGAAATGATGAGAATATATGGTTATGGTAGGCGCCCCTTTGGTTTTTATGGTAGACGTCCGTTCGGGTTTGGCTATGGTTTTCCACTTGGTTTTTTAGGAGGTTTAGCAGCAGGTGCATTGATTAGACCACCATATTATCCTTATTACCCACCATATCCACCATATCCTTATTATCCATACGGGTATTTCTATTAA
- a CDS encoding MFS transporter has protein sequence MENIQLKESAQISGKIWTKDFTLIVLANFFIFLGFQMTLPTIPLFIEHLGGNDQLIGLVVGIFTFSALIIRPFAGHALESKGRAFVYLTGLAIFVISVGSYAFAMSITFLFMMRIVQGVGWGLSTTASGTIATDLIPAQKRGEGMGYYGLSGNLALAIGPSLGLTLAGILPFQHLFFICAGLGLAALLSSSFIKYKKVIPNDEQPKTKKWDLYEKSAIQPAVLIMFITVTFGGIATFLPLYTAEKGITGIQWYFLLYAMALMVSRIFAGKLYDKKGHRFIFIPGTSLILIAMLLLAWLPNNGILLTAAILYGLGFGTVQPALQAWSVEKTPVHRRGMANATFYSFFDVGIGLGAIFFGQISFLFGYQSVYISAAVSILISIIIYLFLVVRGAANRTN, from the coding sequence ATGGAAAATATCCAACTAAAAGAAAGCGCTCAAATCTCTGGGAAAATCTGGACAAAAGACTTCACTTTAATTGTCCTTGCTAACTTTTTTATTTTTTTAGGCTTTCAAATGACTTTACCAACCATTCCACTCTTTATTGAGCACCTAGGTGGAAATGATCAATTAATTGGACTCGTGGTAGGAATTTTTACCTTTTCTGCGCTAATCATTCGTCCATTTGCCGGACATGCTTTGGAATCTAAAGGCAGAGCTTTTGTTTACTTAACAGGTCTGGCCATCTTTGTTATTTCAGTTGGGTCCTATGCTTTTGCCATGAGCATTACTTTCCTGTTTATGATGCGGATTGTTCAAGGAGTTGGCTGGGGACTATCCACCACTGCCTCTGGAACCATTGCGACTGATTTAATTCCAGCGCAAAAACGTGGTGAAGGCATGGGCTATTATGGTCTATCCGGGAACCTTGCCCTTGCCATTGGGCCATCGCTCGGACTGACCTTAGCCGGTATTCTTCCATTTCAGCATCTTTTCTTTATTTGTGCAGGTCTCGGCTTAGCCGCCTTGCTTTCATCATCTTTTATTAAATACAAAAAAGTCATTCCTAACGATGAGCAACCAAAGACTAAGAAATGGGATTTATATGAAAAAAGTGCGATTCAGCCCGCAGTGCTTATCATGTTTATTACCGTGACATTTGGTGGAATTGCAACCTTTTTACCATTATATACAGCTGAGAAAGGCATTACAGGGATTCAGTGGTATTTTCTCTTATATGCTATGGCTCTTATGGTCTCTAGAATCTTTGCTGGTAAACTATATGATAAAAAAGGACACCGGTTTATTTTCATCCCAGGCACCTCCCTTATTTTGATTGCCATGCTCTTACTAGCGTGGCTACCGAATAATGGTATCCTTTTAACTGCTGCCATTTTATATGGACTAGGGTTTGGAACTGTCCAGCCGGCATTACAGGCCTGGTCAGTTGAAAAAACGCCTGTACATAGACGCGGAATGGCCAATGCCACCTTCTATTCCTTTTTTGATGTTGGAATTGGCCTCGGTGCAATCTTTTTTGGTCAAATCAGCTTTTTATTTGGCTATCAAAGTGTCTATATCTCCGCCGCAGTTTCGATTCTTATCTCTATAATTATCTATCTTTTCCTGGTTGTGCGCGGAGCAGCGAATAGAACAAATTAA
- the aspA gene encoding aspartate ammonia-lyase, with product MSLPVSNGSKKRIEKDFLGEKEIPFDAYYGIQTLRAAENFPITQYPLHKELIRALAMVKKAAALANMKTKGLYEGLGKAIVQATDEMIAGSMHDQFIVDPIQGGAGTSINMNANEVIANRALEILGKDKGDYTQLSPNTHVNMSQSTNDAFPTAIHISTLNLLTELLETMEYMHTAFQEKAKQFDPIIKMGRTHLQDAVPIRLGQEFEAYRRVLNRDINRIKQSRQHLYEVNMGATAVGTGLNAEPKYIEYVVEYLADISKLPLKKAEHLVDGTQNTDAYTEVSSALKICMINMSKIANDLRLMASGPRAGLAEISLSARQPGSSIMPGKVNPVMPEMINQVAFQVIGNDHTISLASEAGQLELNVMEPVLVFNLHQSISIMNNAFRVFTDRCLKTIEANEARLKEYVDKSVGLITAVNPHIGYEVAARIAREAIVNGRSVRDLCLQYDVLTEEELDLILNPYEMTNPGIAGASLLERD from the coding sequence TTGTCGTTACCTGTATCAAATGGCTCGAAAAAAAGAATTGAAAAAGATTTTTTAGGGGAAAAAGAAATTCCGTTTGATGCCTATTATGGAATTCAAACCTTACGTGCGGCCGAGAACTTTCCGATCACACAGTATCCTCTACATAAGGAATTAATTCGTGCTTTAGCAATGGTGAAAAAAGCCGCTGCATTAGCAAATATGAAAACTAAGGGACTTTATGAAGGGCTTGGAAAAGCCATTGTTCAAGCAACAGATGAAATGATTGCCGGAAGCATGCATGACCAATTTATTGTTGACCCGATACAAGGTGGTGCGGGCACATCCATCAATATGAATGCGAATGAAGTCATTGCCAATCGTGCTCTAGAAATATTAGGTAAGGATAAAGGTGACTACACTCAATTAAGTCCAAACACACATGTTAACATGTCCCAATCCACTAATGATGCCTTCCCCACTGCGATTCATATTTCTACCTTGAATCTACTGACGGAACTTCTTGAGACCATGGAATATATGCACACTGCATTCCAGGAAAAAGCAAAGCAGTTTGACCCTATTATTAAAATGGGAAGAACACACTTACAGGATGCCGTACCAATTCGACTTGGACAAGAATTCGAAGCCTATAGACGGGTGCTAAATCGAGATATTAATCGGATTAAACAATCCCGTCAGCATTTATATGAAGTGAATATGGGTGCCACGGCTGTTGGAACAGGACTTAATGCAGAGCCTAAATATATCGAATATGTAGTAGAATATTTGGCAGACATTAGCAAGCTGCCATTGAAAAAAGCAGAGCATCTTGTCGATGGCACACAAAATACTGATGCCTATACAGAGGTTTCCTCTGCATTAAAAATATGCATGATTAATATGTCAAAAATAGCTAATGATTTACGCTTAATGGCCTCAGGTCCACGGGCAGGGTTAGCGGAAATTTCTTTATCTGCAAGGCAACCTGGTTCATCCATAATGCCAGGAAAAGTGAATCCTGTCATGCCTGAAATGATCAATCAGGTTGCTTTTCAAGTCATTGGCAACGATCATACAATAAGTCTTGCATCTGAAGCAGGACAATTAGAGTTGAATGTTATGGAGCCTGTGCTTGTCTTTAATCTTCATCAATCAATCAGTATTATGAACAATGCGTTTCGTGTCTTTACGGACCGCTGTCTAAAGACTATAGAAGCAAATGAAGCTCGTTTAAAGGAATATGTAGATAAGAGTGTCGGGCTAATTACGGCAGTAAATCCGCACATTGGTTATGAAGTGGCAGCAAGAATTGCACGTGAAGCGATTGTTAATGGGCGTTCAGTCCGTGATCTTTGTCTTCAATATGATGTTTTAACCGAGGAAGAACTTGATCTTATCTTAAATCCATATGAGATGACCAATCCAGGCATTGCTGGAGCTTCCTTACTAGAGCGTGATTAG
- a CDS encoding rhodanese-like domain-containing protein, giving the protein MSIETIVIIVLLAAFIIWRLRPVKGIRNITTAQLKNELKDRNKQFIDVRTPGEFRGNSIRGFKNIPLNQLSAKAASLSMDKEVVLICQSGMRSSQASRILKKMGFQKITNVKGGMNAWI; this is encoded by the coding sequence ATGAGTATCGAAACGATTGTCATTATTGTTTTATTAGCTGCCTTTATTATTTGGCGTCTTCGCCCTGTTAAAGGTATAAGGAATATTACAACAGCACAACTAAAAAATGAATTAAAGGATAGGAATAAACAGTTTATCGATGTACGTACACCAGGAGAATTTCGAGGTAATTCAATTAGAGGCTTTAAGAATATCCCATTAAATCAGCTGTCTGCTAAAGCTGCAAGCTTGTCCATGGATAAAGAAGTTGTCCTCATTTGCCAAAGTGGGATGAGAAGCAGTCAGGCAAGCAGAATCTTAAAAAAAATGGGCTTTCAAAAAATCACAAACGTTAAAGGCGGTATGAATGCCTGGATTTAG
- a CDS encoding TrkH family potassium uptake protein — translation MWKKLRHKLDNITPAQAIISFYFLAVSVSVLLLRIPAVHQEGVEVSLMDTIFTAISSVSVTGLTVVNISETYSTFGIFVLLFVFQFGGIGVMTLGTFFWLILGRKIGLRGRQLIAVDHNQTTLAGLVALIREILKIILLVELVGALILGFHFMQYYPSAKEAFLHGLFASISATTNAGLDITGESFMPYANDYFVQLITIILITLGAIGFPVLIEFKNYLFQKDTQGLPFRFSLFTKLTTITFAGLLVFGTIMILLLEFQHYFKDMAWHKALFYAFFQSASTRSGGLTTMNINDFSDPTLLGISVLMFIGASPSSVGGGIRTTTLALIILFLFHFARGKRNIKIFKREIHEDDILKALAVTILAGIICITSVIILVITERHSLLSIVFEVCSAFGTTGLSMGITPDLSTIGKWVIMTLMFIGRIGLASLLLMVRGKEQDVNYHYPKERIIIG, via the coding sequence ATGTGGAAAAAGCTTAGACATAAACTGGATAACATTACACCTGCACAGGCAATCATCTCATTTTATTTTCTTGCTGTTTCTGTATCAGTCCTGTTGCTACGAATACCTGCAGTGCATCAAGAGGGTGTAGAGGTTTCGTTAATGGATACTATTTTTACAGCCATAAGCTCTGTAAGTGTGACAGGTTTGACGGTAGTTAATATATCGGAAACGTATAGCACCTTTGGGATATTTGTATTATTATTTGTGTTTCAATTTGGCGGCATTGGTGTGATGACTCTTGGTACTTTTTTTTGGTTAATTTTAGGCAGGAAAATTGGTTTGCGAGGAAGACAGTTAATTGCTGTTGACCATAATCAAACAACCTTAGCAGGTTTAGTTGCACTTATTAGGGAAATCTTAAAAATTATCTTATTGGTTGAATTGGTTGGAGCGCTCATCCTTGGATTTCATTTTATGCAATACTATCCGAGTGCAAAAGAAGCCTTTTTACATGGTTTATTTGCTTCCATTAGTGCGACGACAAATGCCGGACTAGATATTACAGGTGAGTCGTTTATGCCTTATGCAAACGACTATTTTGTGCAATTAATAACCATTATTTTAATTACATTGGGTGCAATCGGTTTTCCTGTTTTAATTGAATTTAAGAATTATCTTTTTCAGAAGGATACACAGGGGCTGCCATTTCGATTTTCCTTATTTACAAAGCTTACAACGATTACCTTTGCTGGCTTGCTCGTGTTTGGTACAATCATGATTCTTCTTCTTGAATTTCAGCATTACTTTAAAGATATGGCCTGGCATAAAGCTCTTTTCTATGCCTTTTTTCAATCAGCCTCGACTAGAAGCGGTGGATTAACTACGATGAATATTAATGATTTTTCTGATCCAACATTGCTTGGCATTAGCGTTTTAATGTTTATCGGAGCTTCGCCAAGCTCTGTGGGAGGGGGAATTCGAACTACCACTTTAGCGTTAATCATTCTGTTTCTGTTTCACTTTGCCCGTGGGAAGCGGAATATTAAAATCTTTAAGCGTGAAATCCATGAGGATGATATATTAAAGGCGTTAGCTGTAACGATTTTAGCGGGAATTATCTGTATCACGTCCGTCATTATTCTCGTGATCACAGAGCGGCATTCCCTTTTAAGTATAGTTTTTGAAGTTTGTTCAGCTTTTGGTACAACAGGATTATCAATGGGTATTACACCTGATTTATCTACCATCGGTAAATGGGTCATTATGACGTTAATGTTTATTGGTCGGATTGGGTTAGCCTCCTTATTATTAATGGTTCGCGGAAAAGAGCAGGATGTCAATTACCATTATCCGAAGGAAAGAATCATCATCGGTTAA
- a CDS encoding peptide chain release factor 3: protein MSKKFIDEVLSRRTFAIISHPDAGKTTLTEKLLLFGGAIRDAGTVKGKKTGKYATSDWMEIEKQRGISVTSSVMQFDYDGARVNILDTPGHQDFSEDTYRTLMAVDSAVMIIDSAKGIEEQTLKLFKVCRLRGIPIFTFINKLDRDGRPPLELLAELEEVMGIESYPMNWPIGMGKEFLGIYDRFHNRIEQFRVEEEERYLALNEDGEMEGDHPIKQNALYDQTLEEILLLNEAGNEFSRKRIADGSLTPVFFGSALTNFGVQTFLETYLQFAPAPQPRESTIGKIDPLSENFSGFIFKIQANMNPAHRDRIAFLRICSGKFERGMTVTLPRTGKQMKLAQSTQFMADDRSTVNEAVSGDIIGLYDPGTYQIGDTITAGKESFQYEKLPQFTPELFVRVTAKNVMKQKHFHKGIEQLVQEGAIQLYRTVKYEEILLGAVGQLQFEVFEHRMKNEYNVDVLLERQGSKIARWIENEDINDSLSSSRSLLVTDRYGQKVFLFENDFALRWFQEKNPDVKLYNPMDSSS, encoded by the coding sequence ATGTCGAAAAAATTTATAGATGAAGTGCTTTCACGCCGCACTTTTGCTATCATATCTCACCCGGATGCAGGGAAAACGACATTAACGGAAAAGCTTCTTCTTTTCGGAGGAGCCATTCGTGATGCCGGAACAGTAAAAGGGAAAAAAACGGGTAAATATGCTACAAGTGACTGGATGGAGATTGAAAAACAAAGAGGAATTTCGGTAACGTCCAGTGTGATGCAATTTGATTATGATGGTGCAAGGGTCAATATTTTGGACACCCCAGGGCACCAGGATTTCAGTGAAGATACGTATAGAACGCTCATGGCAGTTGATAGTGCGGTCATGATTATTGATTCAGCAAAGGGGATAGAGGAGCAAACTCTAAAGTTATTTAAGGTGTGCCGCTTAAGAGGGATTCCCATCTTTACCTTTATTAATAAATTGGATCGTGATGGCAGGCCGCCGCTTGAATTGCTGGCCGAGCTTGAGGAAGTCATGGGAATTGAATCCTATCCAATGAATTGGCCAATTGGGATGGGAAAAGAATTTCTAGGGATATATGATCGCTTTCATAATCGCATTGAGCAATTTCGTGTCGAAGAAGAAGAGCGCTATCTTGCTTTAAATGAGGATGGTGAAATGGAAGGCGACCATCCGATTAAACAAAATGCCTTGTATGACCAAACACTTGAGGAAATTCTTCTTTTAAATGAAGCAGGAAATGAGTTTTCAAGAAAGCGTATTGCGGACGGATCGTTGACACCTGTATTTTTTGGCAGTGCATTGACAAACTTCGGCGTTCAAACCTTTCTGGAGACTTATTTACAATTTGCTCCAGCGCCACAGCCTAGAGAGTCAACAATTGGGAAAATTGATCCGCTATCGGAAAATTTCTCTGGTTTTATCTTTAAAATTCAGGCGAATATGAATCCTGCTCACCGTGACCGGATTGCTTTTTTGCGTATTTGCTCAGGCAAATTTGAACGGGGTATGACAGTGACTCTACCAAGAACAGGAAAGCAAATGAAACTCGCGCAATCAACGCAGTTTATGGCAGATGATCGTAGTACGGTCAATGAAGCGGTTAGCGGAGATATAATCGGCTTATATGATCCAGGTACGTACCAAATTGGGGATACCATTACAGCAGGAAAGGAATCCTTCCAATATGAAAAGCTACCGCAATTTACACCGGAGCTATTTGTACGTGTAACAGCAAAAAATGTAATGAAACAGAAGCATTTTCATAAAGGAATCGAACAGCTTGTACAAGAGGGTGCGATCCAATTATATCGAACCGTTAAATACGAAGAAATTCTGCTTGGTGCAGTCGGACAATTGCAGTTTGAAGTCTTTGAGCACCGGATGAAAAATGAATATAATGTGGATGTATTATTGGAGCGGCAGGGATCAAAAATTGCCCGCTGGATTGAAAATGAGGACATTAATGATTCCCTTTCAAGTTCACGTAGCCTGCTTGTTACGGACCGTTATGGTCAAAAAGTCTTTTTATTTGAAAATGATTTTGCCTTAAGATGGTTTCAAGAGAAAAATCCGGATGTTAAATTATATAATCCAATGGACTCATCCTCCTGA
- a CDS encoding TerC family protein: MEANLLLEYGWVLLVLVGLEGILAADNAVVMAVMVKHLPSDQQKKALFYGLLGAFVFRFATLFMISYLADVWQVQAIGALYLLFIAAHNLYGKHGNKEKEHKVKVKKESSFWMTVFKVELADIAFAIDSMLAAVALAVTLQPTGWFTIGGIDGGQFSVMFLGGIIGLVIMRFAATWFVKLLQTRPTLETAAFLIVGWVGVKLAVFTLAHPEIGILNEHFPESKGWKLVFWTVLILMAVGGYILSGKKGKKIGDEATEG, translated from the coding sequence GTGGAAGCAAACTTGTTGTTGGAATATGGCTGGGTCTTATTAGTATTAGTGGGCTTGGAAGGAATCCTGGCTGCTGATAACGCCGTTGTAATGGCTGTAATGGTCAAGCATTTACCGTCTGACCAGCAAAAAAAGGCATTATTTTATGGTTTGCTGGGTGCTTTTGTTTTCCGTTTTGCTACACTATTTATGATTTCGTATTTGGCTGATGTTTGGCAGGTTCAAGCAATCGGAGCATTATATTTACTATTTATAGCTGCTCACAATTTATATGGGAAGCATGGGAATAAGGAAAAGGAGCATAAAGTCAAAGTGAAGAAGGAATCCTCTTTTTGGATGACTGTATTTAAGGTGGAGCTGGCTGACATTGCCTTTGCGATTGATTCCATGCTGGCAGCGGTTGCACTTGCCGTTACTTTACAGCCTACAGGTTGGTTTACAATAGGTGGAATTGATGGCGGACAATTTTCTGTTATGTTTCTAGGTGGAATCATAGGGTTAGTTATCATGCGCTTTGCAGCCACTTGGTTTGTCAAATTACTTCAAACAAGACCAACATTGGAAACAGCTGCTTTTCTTATTGTAGGCTGGGTTGGGGTGAAGTTAGCGGTATTTACTTTGGCACATCCAGAAATCGGTATACTAAATGAGCATTTCCCTGAATCAAAGGGATGGAAGCTAGTCTTCTGGACCGTTTTGATCCTTATGGCAGTAGGAGGCTATATTTTGTCAGGTAAAAAGGGCAAGAAAATTGGTGATGAGGCAACGGAAGGATAA
- a CDS encoding YjcZ family sporulation protein produces the protein MYGYGGYGHGGCGGYGYGGGFALIVVLFILLIIVGAACFKW, from the coding sequence ATGTACGGATACGGAGGATATGGTCATGGCGGTTGCGGCGGTTATGGATATGGCGGCGGTTTTGCGCTAATCGTTGTACTATTTATTCTATTGATTATTGTAGGTGCAGCTTGCTTTAAATGGTAA